One window of the Desulfitobacterium chlororespirans DSM 11544 genome contains the following:
- a CDS encoding Crp/Fnr family transcriptional regulator produces the protein MSYNKEWLCWSSNELNDKIVEKILTTCPVRNYAKGEFIYRQGEKKDVCFLVLKGRIEISSENEDGQRKVFGIREPRCFIGISTLDGSPSLVNAICLEAVEVAVVSAQDINKGDREVLLYLLLSVIQMNKQLTSQLNGQTFDDVENRVENLLVTLSATLGKHEADSVVVTVPLTHQLISEMVGSSRVRVSQIIGELNKSGELVMNRSNYKLLKKSAL, from the coding sequence ATGTCTTACAACAAGGAGTGGCTTTGCTGGTCGAGCAATGAACTTAATGATAAGATTGTTGAAAAGATTCTTACGACTTGTCCGGTTCGAAATTATGCTAAAGGCGAATTCATTTACCGCCAAGGAGAGAAAAAAGATGTGTGCTTTCTGGTCCTTAAAGGACGGATTGAAATCAGCTCTGAAAATGAGGATGGACAGAGAAAAGTGTTTGGAATTCGAGAGCCACGATGTTTCATTGGAATTTCAACATTGGACGGATCCCCGTCTTTAGTGAATGCTATTTGCTTGGAAGCTGTTGAGGTTGCGGTTGTAAGTGCTCAAGATATTAATAAAGGTGACAGAGAAGTATTGCTTTATTTACTATTGAGCGTGATCCAGATGAATAAACAATTAACTTCCCAACTCAATGGACAAACGTTTGATGATGTGGAAAATCGGGTTGAGAATTTGCTAGTGACGCTTTCGGCAACTTTGGGTAAGCATGAAGCAGACAGTGTGGTTGTGACAGTGCCTCTTACTCATCAGTTAATTTCTGAAATGGTAGGCTCTTCAAGGGTGAGGGTATCGCAAATTATTGGAGAGTTAAATAAGTCCGGTGAACTAGTGATGAACAGAAGTAATTACAAGCTCCTTAAAAAATCAGCATTATAA
- a CDS encoding DUF4317 domain-containing protein, which yields MNKNDVASIRKEFKVNNTKLKIAEVVSIYVKGDLKQVIGIEKEYFERMDAQKQDLYLKNFKKLLTGPLDAKVFELEFTDNKLGQNPFQRALIETLHPHHFAVGTEEIAHRIIENCQYEGDYMLTFLRGEVYKPSKRSSAEDDSGLDDVVFSFEFFMGSINPVMLPKTALKFDFEDRVFKADIPMDVTINLSAPLDGFMFPAWHDDAADVNKVVYYSSKANAPNPEFLSQVLGCDFQRTAQTEKEQFLEIVQEVAGKEIEAEKIADIYESLNTLITRNEEEESPEAASVGLKDMEKILQASGVGNTQELETAFLKVTGTEKYEFKAANIAPNFKGKSLKIENNTVSISVNPQDLRYIKQVKRDGKRYLLIEIDETVNLEGFELSTEAF from the coding sequence ATGAATAAAAACGATGTAGCAAGTATCCGCAAAGAATTTAAAGTGAATAATACGAAACTAAAGATCGCCGAAGTTGTGAGCATTTATGTTAAAGGGGATTTAAAGCAGGTCATCGGCATCGAAAAAGAGTATTTCGAAAGAATGGATGCCCAAAAGCAGGATCTTTATCTTAAGAATTTTAAGAAACTCCTCACCGGACCTCTTGATGCCAAGGTTTTTGAGCTGGAATTTACCGATAATAAGCTGGGGCAAAACCCCTTCCAAAGGGCGCTCATCGAAACCTTACACCCCCATCATTTCGCTGTGGGAACTGAAGAAATCGCTCATCGAATCATTGAAAACTGCCAGTATGAAGGGGATTACATGCTTACCTTTTTACGGGGTGAGGTCTATAAGCCCTCGAAAAGAAGCTCCGCCGAGGATGATTCAGGGCTGGATGACGTGGTCTTTTCTTTTGAATTTTTCATGGGGAGTATTAATCCCGTCATGCTTCCCAAGACCGCCCTTAAATTCGATTTTGAAGATCGAGTGTTCAAAGCCGATATCCCCATGGATGTCACCATCAATCTGTCGGCTCCTTTGGATGGGTTTATGTTCCCGGCCTGGCATGATGATGCGGCGGATGTGAATAAAGTGGTTTATTATTCCAGCAAAGCCAATGCCCCCAACCCGGAGTTTCTGTCCCAAGTGCTGGGATGCGATTTTCAGAGGACGGCACAAACAGAAAAAGAGCAATTCCTGGAGATCGTTCAGGAAGTGGCGGGAAAAGAAATCGAAGCGGAGAAGATCGCCGATATCTACGAAAGCCTCAATACCCTGATCACGAGGAATGAAGAGGAAGAAAGCCCTGAAGCAGCCAGCGTCGGGCTAAAGGATATGGAAAAAATTCTTCAGGCCAGCGGGGTCGGCAACACCCAGGAATTAGAAACCGCCTTCCTGAAGGTTACGGGTACGGAGAAATATGAATTTAAGGCGGCCAATATCGCTCCCAACTTTAAGGGAAAGTCTCTGAAAATCGAGAACAATACCGTGAGTATTTCCGTAAACCCTCAGGACTTACGCTATATTAAACAGGTCAAGCGGGACGGCAAACGGTATTTGTTGATTGAAATTGATGAGACCGTCAATCTCGAAGGCTTTGAGTTAAGCACCGAAGCATTTTAG
- a CDS encoding DUF2812 domain-containing protein — MSKTFFRYFFDFLDGQEKWLNSMAGRGYRLKKCGRMTYTFDRCQPNEYEYAVEFVGEKAYAKAKDYRDYLESMGFRTFTKNINLNYGKVRWRPYGKGMGQIATAPGGYNKELLILEKKRDGKPFELHTDVSDKLHTYKNVVYAYTWAVLLLLGLISITFIPNVSSMSVAMTWVIRILLAGLGVLFMIPAINYASLVSRLKEESKLFE; from the coding sequence ATGAGCAAAACCTTCTTTCGTTACTTTTTTGATTTTTTGGATGGACAGGAAAAATGGTTGAACAGCATGGCCGGGCGCGGCTACCGGTTAAAGAAATGCGGTAGAATGACCTATACTTTCGACCGGTGCCAACCAAATGAATATGAATATGCCGTTGAGTTTGTCGGGGAGAAAGCCTATGCCAAAGCCAAAGATTATCGTGACTATCTTGAAAGCATGGGTTTTCGTACCTTTACCAAAAACATCAATCTCAATTATGGAAAAGTAAGGTGGCGGCCCTATGGAAAGGGCATGGGGCAGATTGCCACAGCGCCCGGAGGGTACAATAAAGAGCTTTTGATTTTGGAAAAAAAGAGGGATGGCAAGCCCTTTGAGTTGCATACCGATGTGAGTGATAAACTGCATACTTACAAGAACGTTGTCTATGCCTATACTTGGGCTGTACTTTTGCTGCTTGGGCTGATTTCCATAACCTTTATTCCCAATGTATCGTCAATGTCTGTTGCTATGACATGGGTGATCAGAATTCTCCTGGCCGGCCTTGGCGTTTTGTTTATGATCCCGGCAATAAACTATGCTTCATTAGTCAGCCGCTTAAAAGAGGAAAGCAAGCTGTTCGAATAG
- a CDS encoding helix-turn-helix transcriptional regulator, which yields MKNLRLKGARAGLDMSQEQLAETVGVTRQTIGMIESGKFNPSLQLCIAICRALGKTLNDLFWEDDEHER from the coding sequence TTGAAAAATCTTAGATTAAAGGGGGCACGGGCCGGCTTGGATATGTCCCAGGAGCAATTGGCCGAAACCGTGGGAGTGACACGCCAGACCATCGGCATGATTGAGTCCGGTAAATTCAACCCTTCTTTACAGTTATGCATAGCCATTTGCAGGGCCCTTGGCAAAACTTTAAATGACCTTTTTTGGGAGGATGATGAACATGAAAGATGA
- a CDS encoding DUF6773 family protein, with protein MKDERIEQAQNKIRSELAVITYLAIALSFLVKTLAFEMSLTECITEYLILIFFPLYQFVRMHTMKISLYSSPGSKQYRNNLLFVASTLLITAALFVFGMLNRSTIVDFHKPVLFLVLFMVLFVVVYFIANGYNRHKAHKYETEFDDED; from the coding sequence ATGAAAGATGAACGAATCGAACAAGCCCAGAATAAAATTCGCAGTGAACTGGCTGTGATCACTTATCTGGCCATTGCCTTATCTTTTCTCGTCAAAACCTTAGCCTTTGAGATGAGTCTCACTGAATGCATCACAGAATATCTGATCCTGATCTTCTTTCCTCTTTATCAGTTTGTTCGCATGCACACTATGAAGATCAGCCTCTATAGCTCTCCCGGCAGTAAACAATATCGCAATAATCTCTTGTTCGTTGCCTCAACCTTATTGATTACAGCCGCCTTGTTTGTTTTCGGAATGCTGAACCGATCCACTATCGTCGATTTTCATAAGCCCGTCCTTTTCCTGGTTTTGTTTATGGTCCTGTTCGTTGTTGTTTACTTTATTGCCAACGGCTACAATCGGCATAAAGCCCATAAGTATGAAACAGAATTTGATGATGAAGATTAG
- a CDS encoding MFS transporter has product MNVHRTIDNGKMNNFFGSIWIVLFFALVVDGFDQAVYGAALPVLMKELNLDPTVSGLLGSASLWGSVLGALLLGFLTDKIGRKKTLNACVFLFSFFTALCAMVGSNIYLFAIWRFFAGMGIAAITPVSNAILSEYSPKKSRRFLLTTNGIGVTLGQMTTSLLAVWLIPLLGWRGFFGVSIFGLILIPLVVKFIPETMILILKKNDKKEVVSILTKADPSFVPQADDEYAVDEEQKVKGSVGELFKNGLAWNTILIWIMFFVNMCIISTFLVWFPKIVTLMGYELKSALLLNTIYFLGSCCGFILAGKVAEKIGYKYTILTYYILNGIFLFLVTIKTSTFIFGVILFLFGFTLMMQGMLYPFTAANYPLAVRATGLGIGASVTRLGGAIAPIVIGILIAQGMTPVGVLRILLIPVVLGAVAAALTRKPGFE; this is encoded by the coding sequence GTGAATGTTCATAGAACTATTGACAATGGTAAGATGAATAATTTCTTTGGATCTATTTGGATCGTCTTGTTTTTTGCCTTAGTCGTTGACGGCTTTGATCAAGCAGTTTATGGTGCAGCACTTCCGGTACTCATGAAGGAATTGAATCTGGATCCTACAGTCAGTGGGCTTCTTGGCAGTGCAAGCTTATGGGGATCTGTCCTGGGCGCATTGCTTTTAGGGTTTTTAACCGACAAAATTGGCAGAAAGAAAACATTAAATGCCTGCGTATTTTTATTTAGCTTTTTTACAGCACTTTGCGCAATGGTGGGTTCTAATATTTACCTTTTTGCGATTTGGCGTTTTTTCGCCGGGATGGGAATCGCTGCAATAACACCAGTATCGAATGCTATTTTGTCTGAATACAGTCCTAAAAAATCAAGAAGATTTCTACTTACAACTAATGGCATAGGTGTAACGTTGGGTCAGATGACCACTTCGCTTTTGGCAGTTTGGCTGATTCCCTTACTGGGATGGAGAGGTTTTTTTGGTGTATCAATTTTTGGACTGATTCTGATTCCTTTGGTTGTTAAGTTTATTCCTGAAACGATGATCCTAATCTTGAAAAAAAATGATAAGAAGGAAGTTGTATCGATTTTAACCAAAGCAGACCCCAGCTTTGTTCCTCAGGCGGATGATGAGTATGCAGTGGATGAAGAGCAAAAAGTGAAAGGCTCCGTAGGGGAATTATTCAAAAACGGGCTGGCTTGGAATACAATCCTGATTTGGATAATGTTCTTTGTGAATATGTGTATAATTTCTACCTTTTTGGTATGGTTCCCGAAGATCGTTACTTTAATGGGTTATGAACTGAAATCCGCTTTACTGCTGAACACTATTTACTTTTTAGGATCCTGCTGCGGCTTTATTTTGGCAGGCAAAGTCGCCGAAAAAATTGGGTATAAGTATACAATCCTTACTTACTACATTTTAAATGGTATCTTCCTGTTCTTAGTAACTATCAAGACATCTACTTTTATATTTGGAGTCATCTTATTCCTATTTGGTTTCACACTGATGATGCAGGGCATGCTATATCCGTTTACGGCGGCAAACTACCCGTTGGCAGTACGCGCAACAGGGTTGGGGATTGGCGCAAGTGTGACCCGTCTGGGGGGAGCAATTGCTCCCATTGTCATAGGCATATTAATTGCTCAGGGCATGACCCCGGTTGGTGTATTACGTATTCTGCTGATTCCTGTGGTATTGGGTGCGGTAGCTGCTGCGCTGACAAGGAAGCCTGGCTTTGAGTAA
- a CDS encoding ABC transporter permease, whose amino-acid sequence MNNVHRLFRHRLFADWKFQYSIWKLVVDWIVALYIVIPGLALFLDTYVDWWQEPPAFFFALPLTILLPIAVVFCWSGTLRIFVEEADQLFLFQHRSWLKGLVVYSIALQILANLLITGLLAFLCAPFLLAVHHVDLASFFWFFLLLLICRINAGLFKQCLQHRWEGWRYLLAQIPLLGFYTALFWAALAFIGNRPLYVLLTFFLLLLLILLILYRLSLPATLLKDISLAQTEKMKFANVFLKYMGTYAKKPIRLKKHPWLFKNSGPLFKERSADKVLTEIGLKGFLRHRSNMLFYLQVVGIYGAFLTILPSLWQWILWGGAIFFLASLGKLQWLEWINSPFVSLFVLDREIKQKAAGRFLFFFICPGLIFLGLAVTLLTQQWLLGLVLLPVGVFLSKITADSLTFFQSN is encoded by the coding sequence ATGAACAATGTCCATCGTCTTTTCCGGCATCGCCTTTTTGCCGACTGGAAATTTCAATATTCTATTTGGAAGCTGGTGGTGGATTGGATCGTAGCCCTCTATATCGTCATCCCCGGCTTAGCTCTTTTCCTGGATACCTATGTGGACTGGTGGCAGGAACCCCCTGCCTTCTTTTTCGCTTTGCCCTTGACCATCCTTTTGCCCATTGCTGTAGTGTTTTGCTGGTCAGGCACCTTGCGAATCTTTGTGGAAGAAGCGGATCAGCTCTTCCTCTTTCAGCACCGTTCCTGGCTTAAGGGGCTCGTGGTTTACAGCATCGCTCTTCAGATCTTAGCCAATCTCCTCATCACCGGTTTGCTGGCCTTTCTCTGTGCACCTTTTTTGCTGGCTGTTCATCATGTGGATCTGGCCAGTTTCTTTTGGTTCTTTCTCCTCCTCTTGATCTGCCGCATCAACGCCGGTCTCTTCAAGCAATGCCTTCAGCATCGCTGGGAAGGCTGGCGCTACCTTCTGGCCCAAATTCCCTTGCTCGGATTTTATACCGCCCTCTTTTGGGCAGCCCTTGCCTTTATAGGCAACCGGCCCCTTTATGTTCTGCTGACCTTTTTTCTCCTTCTGCTGCTGATCCTGCTGATCCTTTACAGGCTGTCTCTGCCGGCCACCTTGCTCAAAGATATTTCCCTGGCCCAAACCGAAAAAATGAAGTTTGCCAATGTGTTCTTGAAATACATGGGGACTTATGCCAAAAAGCCCATACGCTTAAAAAAGCATCCCTGGCTGTTCAAAAACTCCGGCCCGCTCTTTAAAGAACGCAGTGCTGATAAAGTCTTAACCGAAATTGGCCTCAAGGGATTTTTGCGCCACCGTTCCAACATGCTCTTTTATCTGCAAGTCGTGGGCATCTATGGAGCTTTTCTTACGATCTTGCCTTCTCTATGGCAATGGATCCTCTGGGGTGGGGCCATCTTCTTTTTGGCCTCCCTGGGAAAGCTGCAGTGGCTTGAGTGGATCAACTCCCCCTTCGTCTCCTTATTTGTCCTGGACCGGGAAATAAAGCAAAAAGCCGCCGGCCGGTTTCTCTTTTTCTTCATTTGTCCCGGGCTTATCTTTTTGGGTTTGGCGGTCACCCTCTTGACACAACAATGGCTTTTAGGGCTGGTGTTACTGCCTGTTGGGGTTTTCCTCAGCAAAATTACTGCGGATAGCCTGACGTTCTTTCAAAGCAACTAG
- a CDS encoding ABC transporter ATP-binding protein translates to MLKLNLVQANITSGGYLKKEPILRDISFEVRSGELVGLIGPNGAGKSTILKAIMGQLPYLEGKVEFENAHTHYAYIPEQPVLYDNLTLWEHLEFAAAVGKMSPETFVPRVEELLKLFRLHKEKHQLPVTFSKGMQQKVMLILGFLLRPPLYIVDEPFIGLDPHGMRDFLQLVDQVRQDGAGILMSTHSLDTAEKICTSFILIHEGTIISQGTLEDIRRQSRLPEGSLFDCFINLLEIQP, encoded by the coding sequence GTGCTGAAATTGAATCTCGTTCAAGCCAACATTACGTCCGGCGGATACTTAAAAAAAGAGCCCATCCTCAGAGATATCTCCTTCGAGGTAAGATCCGGTGAACTTGTCGGATTAATTGGGCCCAATGGGGCGGGAAAAAGCACGATCCTCAAGGCGATCATGGGGCAGCTTCCTTATCTGGAGGGAAAGGTTGAATTTGAGAATGCCCACACCCATTATGCCTATATTCCGGAACAACCGGTCCTCTATGATAACCTCACCTTATGGGAGCATTTGGAGTTCGCCGCAGCCGTGGGAAAAATGAGCCCGGAAACCTTTGTGCCCAGGGTTGAAGAATTGCTGAAGCTCTTCCGCCTCCATAAGGAGAAGCACCAACTCCCTGTCACCTTTTCCAAAGGGATGCAGCAAAAAGTCATGCTCATCCTCGGCTTTTTGCTGCGCCCTCCTCTATATATTGTGGATGAGCCTTTCATTGGCTTGGATCCCCACGGGATGCGGGATTTTCTCCAGCTCGTGGACCAAGTGCGTCAGGATGGGGCGGGTATCCTGATGTCCACCCACTCCCTGGATACGGCGGAAAAGATCTGCACTTCTTTCATCCTTATTCATGAAGGAACCATCATCAGTCAGGGCACTCTGGAGGATATACGCCGGCAAAGCCGCTTGCCGGAAGGCTCTCTCTTCGACTGCTTTATCAACCTCCTGGAGATACAGCCATGA
- a CDS encoding PadR family transcriptional regulator produces MISIRDNIKGGALTETTFLVLLAVYQPNHGYGIMRFIETATKGRVTLGAGTLYGAINALVKKQWIAPFGDEADGKKKEYIITGAGKQKAAEELGRMEEVLQLASTIIREDEDQ; encoded by the coding sequence GTGATTTCTATCAGGGACAATATCAAAGGCGGTGCGCTGACAGAAACAACATTTCTTGTCTTACTGGCTGTCTATCAACCCAACCACGGATACGGTATTATGCGGTTTATTGAAACTGCGACCAAGGGGCGGGTCACTCTGGGCGCAGGCACCTTATATGGCGCTATCAATGCATTGGTAAAGAAGCAATGGATTGCCCCTTTTGGCGATGAAGCGGACGGCAAGAAAAAAGAGTATATCATCACCGGTGCCGGAAAACAAAAAGCTGCAGAAGAATTGGGACGCATGGAAGAAGTCTTGCAGTTGGCATCCACAATAATAAGGGAGGATGAGGATCAATGA
- a CDS encoding DEAD/DEAH box helicase encodes MPFPIINELEIRTLASSKKAYELGVAYALKGRVSQLSHDEERNLISAVVMGTWLYEVEIIMSRNGSIHSCHCTCPAFAEYPGACKHVIAALKAAQRRLTGSQPRLAVVKESVADFMALFANLDPKSVREILNLEFELQIEIHRRVHAQLQIKVGQNRLYIVKNLEEFLAAIQGGHLLTFGKQFTYDPFLQTFSDQDQTIIHMFQEMLKQYEAFNEQRSFHYASPFSQKPFVLTEYYLGKFFDALGAKRFSLALTSSRGGSPQLSPSLQIIRQDIPLDFAIQSKEQDLTLALKSKLPLQLTGDGRYYLYDQNIYQVSSEQQSFLPNLIKVMSGKNLQTLTFPDHQKDFFASEAIPLIEQMGSVAIDPQLAEKFVREELQARIYFDRMGDFGIRARLEFHYGDHIINPFTSQIGANRQEAADAQILIRNIDKERKILGIFEQAEFIVSQGVISLEDDEKLFAFITTWLPQLQDCAETFYSDDFKLTIRTSTSFSGRVRLDESSDLLEISFQYSDIDRDELTHIFHSLQVKRNYYRLRDGSFLDLRQPELESMAMFLEHLNLSGEDLNEQTLKLPKFRAMYIDSFLRQANLPGIQRNKAFKQLVQSILEPQDGEYDPPPHLMNVLRDYQKTGFRWLKTLAAYGLGGILADDMGLGKTLQTLAFILSEKLASPALVVAPTSLIYNWQAEGEKFAPGLTILVVDGSPQERQEQLKSLDQADLVVTSYALLRRDIETFAEVDFSYCFLDEAQNIKNPQTLNAKSVQRIKAKSYFALTGTPIENSLAELWSLFNFCLPGYLLSHQEFQKKYATPIIKDSDPLALRELSRHIKPFILRRLKKDVLKELPPKIETEIKAALTEEQRKIYLAYLQQTKSQIAQELATHGFARSQIQILAALTRLRQICSHPGMFIDNYTGESGKMLLFQELLGDSLAGGHRVLVFSQFTSMLDIIGEYLQSESIDYFYLSGSTKALERSRMAASFNNGEGQVFLISLKAGGTGLNLTGADTVIHFDPWWNPAVEDQATDRAHRIGQQNSVQVIKLLTQGTIEEKVNALQAKKKKLIDSVIQPGETMLSKLTEEELRDLFELN; translated from the coding sequence ATGCCTTTTCCTATTATTAACGAACTGGAGATACGGACCCTGGCCTCCAGTAAAAAGGCCTACGAGCTGGGAGTGGCCTATGCCCTTAAGGGCAGGGTAAGCCAATTGTCTCATGATGAGGAAAGAAACCTGATTTCTGCCGTCGTCATGGGTACCTGGCTTTACGAGGTTGAGATTATCATGAGCAGAAATGGTTCAATTCATTCCTGTCATTGTACTTGTCCGGCCTTTGCAGAATACCCCGGAGCCTGTAAACATGTGATAGCCGCCCTGAAAGCCGCACAAAGAAGGCTGACCGGTTCTCAGCCAAGATTGGCTGTTGTTAAAGAATCCGTAGCTGATTTTATGGCCTTATTTGCGAACCTCGACCCCAAGTCTGTTCGCGAAATTTTGAATCTTGAGTTTGAACTCCAAATCGAAATCCATCGCCGGGTCCACGCTCAGCTGCAAATCAAGGTAGGGCAAAATCGTCTTTATATTGTGAAGAATTTAGAAGAGTTTTTAGCCGCAATCCAAGGAGGCCACCTACTGACATTCGGCAAACAATTCACTTATGATCCCTTTCTGCAAACCTTCAGTGATCAGGATCAAACCATTATTCACATGTTTCAGGAAATGTTAAAGCAATATGAAGCCTTCAATGAGCAGCGGAGCTTCCACTATGCCTCCCCCTTCAGCCAAAAACCCTTCGTTTTAACTGAATATTACTTAGGCAAATTCTTTGATGCTTTAGGCGCTAAACGCTTCTCCTTAGCCCTCACCTCCTCAAGAGGCGGATCACCTCAGCTTTCCCCCTCCCTCCAGATCATACGTCAGGATATCCCCTTGGATTTTGCCATTCAGTCTAAAGAGCAGGACCTGACTTTAGCTTTGAAAAGCAAGCTTCCCCTGCAGCTTACCGGGGATGGACGCTATTATCTTTATGATCAGAATATCTACCAGGTCTCATCTGAACAACAGTCCTTCCTGCCTAACCTCATTAAAGTTATGTCAGGAAAAAACCTCCAAACTCTCACCTTTCCGGACCATCAGAAAGATTTTTTTGCTTCGGAAGCGATACCCCTGATCGAACAGATGGGTTCTGTTGCCATTGACCCCCAACTGGCCGAAAAATTCGTACGGGAAGAGCTGCAGGCCAGGATCTATTTTGATAGGATGGGTGACTTCGGCATCCGAGCCCGCCTGGAATTTCATTACGGGGATCATATAATCAATCCCTTCACCTCTCAGATAGGGGCTAATCGCCAGGAGGCAGCTGACGCGCAAATTCTTATCCGCAACATAGACAAGGAAAGAAAAATACTGGGGATCTTTGAGCAAGCAGAATTTATCGTTTCCCAAGGGGTAATAAGTTTGGAAGATGATGAAAAGCTCTTTGCTTTCATCACCACCTGGCTTCCCCAGCTCCAAGATTGTGCGGAAACTTTCTATTCGGATGACTTCAAACTTACCATTCGCACTTCCACCAGCTTTTCCGGCCGGGTGCGTTTGGATGAATCCTCAGACCTGCTGGAGATATCCTTTCAATATAGTGATATCGACCGGGATGAGCTGACCCATATCTTTCATTCTTTGCAGGTGAAGCGGAACTATTACCGGCTGCGGGACGGCTCCTTTCTCGACCTGAGGCAGCCTGAACTGGAATCCATGGCTATGTTTCTGGAGCATTTAAACCTGAGTGGGGAGGATTTGAACGAGCAGACTCTCAAGCTTCCCAAGTTCAGAGCCATGTATATCGACAGCTTTTTGCGTCAGGCCAATTTACCTGGGATTCAGCGCAATAAAGCCTTTAAACAATTAGTCCAAAGCATTCTTGAGCCCCAGGACGGAGAATATGATCCCCCTCCACACCTTATGAATGTGCTGCGGGATTACCAGAAGACGGGGTTTCGCTGGCTTAAAACCCTGGCTGCTTATGGTCTCGGCGGCATTCTGGCCGATGATATGGGACTGGGAAAAACCTTGCAGACCCTGGCCTTTATCTTGTCCGAAAAGCTTGCCTCCCCTGCTCTGGTCGTCGCCCCCACTTCTCTGATCTATAACTGGCAGGCGGAAGGGGAAAAATTTGCGCCGGGCTTGACTATCCTGGTGGTCGACGGCTCACCTCAGGAACGCCAGGAGCAGCTAAAGAGCCTCGACCAAGCTGATTTAGTCGTCACCTCCTATGCTCTGCTCCGACGGGATATCGAGACCTTTGCCGAAGTTGACTTTTCCTACTGCTTCCTGGATGAAGCTCAGAACATCAAGAATCCTCAGACCTTGAACGCTAAATCTGTTCAGAGAATTAAAGCGAAGAGTTATTTTGCCCTGACCGGCACACCTATCGAAAATTCTCTTGCCGAACTTTGGTCTCTCTTTAATTTCTGTCTGCCGGGCTATCTGCTCTCTCACCAGGAATTTCAGAAAAAGTACGCTACTCCGATCATTAAAGACAGCGATCCCTTGGCCCTGAGGGAATTGAGCCGGCATATCAAACCTTTTATCCTGCGCAGGTTAAAAAAAGACGTTCTGAAAGAGCTGCCCCCCAAGATCGAGACGGAAATCAAAGCCGCCTTAACCGAGGAGCAGCGAAAAATCTATCTGGCCTATCTTCAGCAGACCAAAAGCCAGATCGCCCAGGAGCTTGCCACTCATGGTTTTGCCAGAAGCCAGATCCAAATTCTTGCTGCCTTGACCAGACTAAGGCAGATCTGTTCCCATCCGGGAATGTTCATCGACAATTATACGGGGGAAAGCGGCAAAATGCTCCTCTTCCAGGAACTCTTAGGGGATAGCCTAGCCGGCGGCCACCGGGTGCTGGTTTTCTCCCAATTTACCTCCATGCTGGATATTATCGGAGAGTATCTCCAGTCTGAAAGCATTGACTATTTTTATCTCAGTGGGTCCACGAAAGCTCTCGAACGTTCGCGGATGGCCGCTTCGTTTAATAACGGCGAGGGCCAGGTGTTCCTGATCTCCCTGAAAGCCGGGGGTACCGGCTTAAACCTGACCGGCGCCGACACTGTAATCCATTTCGATCCCTGGTGGAATCCAGCGGTTGAAGACCAGGCCACCGACCGGGCCCACCGCATCGGACAGCAGAACTCTGTTCAGGTGATCAAACTCCTCACCCAGGGAACCATTGAAGAAAAGGTCAACGCCCTGCAAGCTAAGAAGAAAAAGCTCATCGATTCCGTCATCCAGCCCGGTGAAACCATGCTGTCCAAATTGACCGAGGAGGAATTAAGAGACCTTTTCGAGTTAAACTAA